One genomic region from Solwaraspora sp. WMMD792 encodes:
- a CDS encoding metalloregulator ArsR/SmtB family transcription factor — protein MHTSIPDFRMPVEEQVHLAAETFRLLADPTRIKILWALLQGESSVACLAELVGAAPTAVSQHLAKLRLAGLVRGRREGTFVYYSAADVHVRQLLAEALFHADHADRDLPDHGLGERVPDHDG, from the coding sequence ATGCACACCTCGATTCCGGATTTCCGGATGCCGGTCGAGGAGCAGGTGCACCTGGCCGCGGAGACGTTCCGCCTGCTCGCCGACCCCACCCGGATCAAGATTCTCTGGGCGCTGCTGCAGGGTGAGTCGTCGGTCGCCTGCCTGGCCGAGCTGGTCGGTGCCGCGCCGACGGCGGTCAGCCAGCATCTGGCCAAGCTGCGGCTGGCCGGGCTGGTCCGGGGTCGCCGGGAAGGCACCTTCGTCTACTACTCGGCCGCCGACGTGCACGTCCGGCAGTTGCTGGCCGAGGCGCTGTTCCACGCCGACCACGCCGATCGTGACCTGCCCGATCACGGCCTGGGGGAGCGGGTCCCCGACCACGACGGGTGA
- the rpmF gene encoding 50S ribosomal protein L32, translating into MAVPKRRTSRSNTRHRRARWKAAAPTLVTCPCPRQEKILPHRACAHCGLYRGRQVEDPR; encoded by the coding sequence ATGGCCGTACCGAAGCGCCGCACCTCGCGGTCGAACACCCGCCACCGCCGCGCCCGGTGGAAGGCGGCGGCACCGACGCTGGTCACCTGCCCCTGCCCACGTCAGGAGAAGATCCTGCCGCACCGGGCCTGCGCACACTGTGGTCTCTACCGGGGCCGTCAGGTCGAGGATCCGCGATGA
- a CDS encoding GTP-binding protein, whose product MTGVGTDETASDRRLPVTVLSGFLGAGKTTLLNHILANREGRRVAVIVNDMSEINIDAALVRDGGSLSRTEERLVEMTNGCICCTLRDDLLVEIARLARQGRFDYLVIESSGISEPLSVAATFAFGTDDGGVLDDVARLDTMVTVVDAPHLIAQLRAGESLEQRGLAAYDDDDRTIADLLVDQIEFADVILINKTDLVGAAELATVQALVTRLNPKARQLRTVRARVPMAEVLDTGRFDLAAAETAPGWVAELNGEHVPETIEYGISSIVYRAVAPFHPQRLWDLLAELDSFGVVRSKGFLWLATRPDVQALWSQAGPSARCDPAGVPVASSGEWPDDPDERADLASRWDPVFGDRHQELVFIGIGLDGDGLRTALDAALLTGTELAAAGAGLAAGLAAWSALPDPFPEWDLGELDEHPGGLGEHGHVSSQTAQTPIAAR is encoded by the coding sequence ATGACCGGTGTGGGGACCGACGAGACGGCCAGCGACCGTCGGCTGCCGGTGACGGTGCTGTCCGGATTCCTCGGTGCGGGCAAGACCACCCTGCTCAACCACATCCTGGCCAACCGGGAAGGGCGGCGGGTCGCGGTCATCGTCAACGACATGAGCGAGATCAACATCGACGCCGCGCTGGTGCGCGACGGCGGCAGCCTGTCGCGTACCGAGGAACGCCTGGTCGAGATGACCAACGGCTGTATCTGCTGCACCCTGCGCGACGACCTGCTGGTGGAGATCGCCCGGCTGGCCCGGCAGGGCCGCTTCGACTACCTGGTGATCGAGTCGAGCGGCATCTCCGAGCCGCTGTCGGTGGCGGCCACCTTCGCCTTCGGCACCGACGATGGTGGGGTGCTGGACGACGTCGCTCGGCTGGACACCATGGTCACCGTGGTCGACGCGCCGCACCTGATCGCCCAGTTGCGGGCCGGTGAGTCGCTGGAGCAGCGAGGGCTGGCTGCGTACGACGACGATGACCGCACCATCGCCGATCTGCTGGTCGACCAGATCGAGTTCGCCGACGTGATCCTGATCAACAAGACCGACCTGGTCGGGGCGGCCGAGTTGGCGACGGTGCAGGCGCTGGTGACCAGGCTGAACCCGAAGGCCCGGCAACTGCGGACCGTGCGGGCGCGGGTCCCGATGGCCGAGGTGCTCGACACTGGACGGTTCGACCTGGCGGCTGCCGAGACCGCTCCGGGCTGGGTCGCCGAGCTCAACGGCGAGCACGTGCCGGAGACCATCGAGTACGGCATCAGCAGCATCGTCTACCGGGCGGTCGCGCCGTTTCATCCGCAGCGGCTCTGGGATCTGCTCGCCGAGCTGGACAGCTTCGGCGTCGTACGGTCGAAGGGCTTTCTCTGGCTTGCCACCCGCCCGGACGTGCAGGCACTGTGGTCGCAGGCTGGTCCGTCGGCGCGGTGTGATCCGGCGGGGGTGCCGGTGGCTAGCTCCGGCGAGTGGCCGGACGACCCGGACGAGCGGGCCGACCTTGCCTCCCGGTGGGATCCGGTCTTCGGCGACCGGCATCAGGAGCTGGTGTTCATCGGCATCGGGCTGGACGGCGACGGGCTGCGGACGGCGCTGGACGCCGCGCTGCTCACCGGCACCGAGCTGGCGGCGGCGGGCGCGGGGCTGGCGGCCGGGCTGGCCGCCTGGAGCGCGTTGCCGGATCCGTTTCCTGAGTGGGATCTCGGTGAGCTGGACGAACATCCCGGTGGGCTGGGCGAACATGGACATGTGTCGAGCCAGACAGCACAGACCCCTATCGCAGCTAGATGA